A part of Desulfotomaculum nigrificans DSM 574 genomic DNA contains:
- a CDS encoding sporulation peptidase YabG — protein MVKIGDIVTRKIYGEDMQFCVLGFYTNQRTGEKVAILALLDPNLIVEAAVQELNPVSARKLFALTQNFVH, from the coding sequence GTGGTGAAAATTGGTGATATTGTTACCAGGAAAATTTACGGCGAGGACATGCAATTTTGTGTTCTGGGATTTTATACCAATCAACGAACAGGTGAGAAGGTGGCTATTTTAGCGTTATTGGATCCCAATTTAATTGTTGAGGCAGCGGTGCAGGAATTAAACCCGGTTTCGGCCAGAAAACTATTTGCTTTAACCCAAAATTTTGTTCATTAA
- a CDS encoding TldD/PmbA family protein has protein sequence MVDKQILKEVLAVALSNGGDFADIFVEHKQVTGIGMEAGRIERVNSGLDVGAGIRVLSGEATAYAYTNDISKEGLLEAARIASHAAKGGKKDVNIDLTSIKPLVNFEFKKRPDDVKTEEKVAVVKAAEKAARAADSQKIKQVIAGYGDSVQKVTIANSDGAYVEDERIRTRLVVNAVAADGDTIQTGYEAVGSLCGFELFERYNPETVARQAATRAINMLTAQPAPAGKMPVVMAGEAGGTMVHEACGHGLEADLAQRNLSVYANKKGQPVASELVTVVDDATLPDKYGSYRFDDEGVPARKVTLIDKGILTDYLYDYLTATKENRESNGHGRRESYQHKPIPRMGNTMIAPGTTDPDKIIRETKHGLLVKKMGGGQVNTTTGDFVFDVAEGYLIKDGEIGPMVRGATLTGNGPEVLKIVDMVGSDLGFTIGTCGKDGQGAPVSDAQPTMRIPEIVVGGTAHGDDNPSIKRIRRI, from the coding sequence TTGGTTGATAAACAAATATTGAAGGAAGTATTGGCTGTTGCACTGTCTAACGGGGGCGACTTTGCTGATATTTTTGTGGAGCATAAACAAGTAACCGGCATCGGCATGGAGGCCGGTAGAATTGAACGGGTTAATTCCGGGTTAGATGTGGGGGCCGGTATCCGGGTGCTTTCCGGTGAGGCCACGGCCTATGCCTACACCAACGACATCAGCAAAGAAGGTCTGCTGGAGGCAGCCAGAATAGCCAGCCACGCGGCTAAAGGCGGTAAAAAGGATGTCAATATCGACCTCACATCCATAAAACCGCTGGTCAATTTTGAGTTTAAAAAACGGCCGGATGATGTTAAGACCGAAGAAAAGGTGGCGGTGGTGAAGGCGGCTGAAAAGGCAGCCCGGGCCGCAGACAGCCAGAAGATCAAACAGGTCATTGCCGGTTACGGGGATTCAGTACAAAAGGTCACCATTGCCAACAGTGATGGCGCCTATGTGGAGGATGAAAGAATTAGAACCCGGCTGGTGGTTAATGCAGTGGCAGCGGACGGTGACACCATCCAAACCGGTTACGAAGCCGTTGGCAGCCTTTGTGGCTTTGAACTCTTTGAACGGTATAACCCCGAAACGGTGGCCCGCCAGGCGGCTACCAGGGCCATTAATATGTTAACGGCGCAACCGGCCCCGGCAGGCAAAATGCCGGTGGTGATGGCAGGTGAAGCGGGGGGAACCATGGTGCATGAGGCTTGCGGCCACGGCCTGGAGGCGGACCTGGCCCAGCGCAACCTGTCGGTATATGCCAACAAAAAAGGGCAACCGGTGGCTTCCGAACTGGTGACAGTGGTGGATGATGCCACCCTGCCGGATAAATACGGTTCCTATCGCTTTGATGATGAGGGTGTACCGGCCCGCAAGGTTACCCTGATTGATAAGGGTATCCTGACGGATTATTTATATGATTACCTGACGGCCACCAAAGAAAACCGGGAATCCAACGGCCATGGCCGCCGGGAATCCTACCAGCATAAGCCTATTCCCCGCATGGGTAATACCATGATTGCCCCGGGCACTACTGACCCGGATAAAATCATTCGGGAAACCAAACACGGTCTTTTGGTCAAAAAAATGGGTGGGGGTCAAGTGAATACCACCACCGGCGATTTTGTTTTTGATGTGGCCGAGGGGTACTTAATTAAAGACGGGGAAATTGGTCCCATGGTGCGTGGGGCTACTTTGACCGGTAACGGGCCGGAGGTATTAAAGATAGTGGATATGGTAGGGTCAGATTTGGGCTTTACCATCGGCACCTGCGGCAAAGACGGTCAGGGGGCACCGGTTTCCGATGCCCAGCCCACCATGCGTATTCCGGAAATTGTGGTGGGTGGCACTGCCCACGGGGATGATAACCCCAGCATCAAAAGGATCAGAAGAATATAA
- a CDS encoding type 4a pilus biogenesis protein PilO has translation MLQKLSKREKIMLAVLVVLIMIVGFYKYLLTPQLEAYKEMTQRLDQAKLELQNAKTFSKSGDKLNEQIRQNEERLSQLQSQFEAEVRDGAGLVKLAMQSLNDKVTLIGFKPLPVQDQKYYYEVPFRIKLRGDYVNVLGYFKNLEQQKAIPNVIEIRDLKIELAKPKENEQNREGTVLPITGSGKKANGKVEADFVLMVYTKHDPKSLLALNEISKWAVGRHNTFLQPEPVSPYPGVESTLPGFVFEPGTGNPIGYSLPPGYYFPAGSPDRPVITAPEPKN, from the coding sequence ATGCTGCAAAAACTAAGTAAGCGTGAAAAAATTATGTTGGCAGTATTAGTGGTGTTAATAATGATAGTTGGTTTTTATAAATATTTATTGACACCCCAGCTTGAAGCCTATAAGGAAATGACCCAAAGATTAGATCAAGCGAAGCTGGAATTACAGAATGCCAAAACCTTTTCTAAATCCGGGGATAAATTAAACGAGCAGATCCGTCAAAATGAAGAGAGATTAAGTCAACTGCAAAGTCAGTTTGAAGCCGAGGTAAGGGACGGGGCTGGATTGGTCAAACTGGCTATGCAGTCCCTAAATGATAAAGTAACTTTGATTGGGTTTAAACCGTTACCAGTGCAGGATCAAAAGTACTATTATGAAGTACCGTTTCGTATCAAATTACGAGGAGATTATGTTAACGTTTTGGGTTATTTTAAAAACTTGGAACAGCAAAAAGCTATTCCTAACGTGATAGAAATTAGGGATTTAAAAATAGAGCTAGCAAAGCCCAAAGAGAATGAACAGAACCGGGAAGGAACCGTTTTACCGATAACGGGATCAGGTAAAAAAGCAAACGGAAAAGTGGAGGCAGATTTTGTCCTGATGGTATACACCAAGCACGATCCAAAATCTTTATTAGCACTGAATGAAATCAGTAAATGGGCTGTGGGAAGACACAATACTTTCCTACAACCAGAACCGGTGTCACCTTATCCCGGTGTTGAGTCCACCTTACCTGGTTTTGTTTTTGAACCGGGAACCGGTAATCCCATTGGATATTCTTTACCACCCGGCTATTACTTCCCTGCCGGGTCACCAGATCGCCCTGTTATCACAGCTCCTGAACCAAAGAACTAA
- a CDS encoding PilN domain-containing protein: MYKVNLLPPELMSWNKKVDKHQLVVILLVSIITATILISYGTFIYHAYSTRKDLEAIESRLPGLKMQSDQVKQLKEKKDETAKTIQAFEKIIEEKQVWGAMLDDIGLNMPVDIWLTGLKIVNDKNYPGQTIPTGQQAAPASQTAVDNKGVPQNQNPSTAQANQSPPPGQPVNGAKTDDTLIPDHPNVLILEGISGTTPSVGVFQKNLTGLNYFSSVNLQSMEENDDGGFKFTIIAVLKESDTNAAKTK; this comes from the coding sequence ATGTATAAAGTTAACTTACTGCCCCCGGAGTTAATGAGTTGGAATAAAAAGGTGGACAAGCATCAGCTGGTGGTTATCCTGCTTGTTAGTATAATTACTGCCACTATTTTAATTAGTTACGGTACTTTTATATATCATGCTTATTCCACCCGTAAGGATCTGGAAGCTATAGAAAGCCGGCTGCCGGGACTAAAAATGCAGTCAGATCAGGTTAAACAATTGAAGGAGAAAAAGGACGAGACAGCTAAAACCATCCAAGCCTTTGAAAAAATAATAGAAGAGAAGCAAGTATGGGGGGCCATGCTTGATGACATCGGACTAAATATGCCAGTTGATATTTGGCTAACCGGCCTTAAAATCGTTAACGATAAAAATTACCCGGGTCAAACAATCCCAACGGGACAGCAGGCAGCGCCTGCCAGTCAAACTGCCGTCGATAACAAAGGGGTACCACAGAACCAGAACCCCTCAACTGCTCAAGCAAACCAGTCACCACCGCCGGGACAGCCGGTAAATGGGGCAAAGACCGATGATACACTGATCCCCGACCATCCTAATGTATTGATTCTTGAAGGTATTTCAGGTACTACTCCCTCGGTGGGGGTATTTCAAAAGAATTTAACTGGGCTCAATTATTTTTCTTCAGTAAATTTACAGAGTATGGAAGAAAACGATGACGGTGGTTTTAAGTTTACTATTATTGCGGTACTGAAAGAGAGTGACACTAATGCTGCAAAAACTAAGTAA
- the pilM gene encoding type IV pilus assembly protein PilM, with translation MKLKLPGALTIFKKKSELLNNQIIPGKKNFNLKFNLLTKKQSYMGIDIGTRFIKAVQIDKSARGLRVQHYAAIRTPQDIWLNEFQPEMLAAELEKLIESVDIKKCKINITIGSNKIITRHIHMPDMPAKELANAIKWEAEKYIPIPVDKLILDHVILEPSNQEGIKQNHILLAAITRDNVKLYHHAFWLANLQISAIDLASFSIWRVFVGLNPDFPPEVTAIIDIGYTGSQMVVVQNRRIVFTRMMPIGARTIFDSLVRSTHIDMQQIVETLESGRLNIPEVNRQVAAVAENTMGVEEFLGGGIADFAREVRRSLEFFRTQGRNAVKRIIVTGGAANFVGIDRLLARELNMPIELGVIELPIKDNPDEKLNPSYAAALGLALREVVQ, from the coding sequence GTGAAACTTAAACTTCCGGGTGCATTGACAATATTTAAAAAGAAAAGCGAATTACTAAACAATCAAATAATACCTGGTAAAAAGAATTTTAACCTGAAATTTAACCTTCTCACTAAAAAGCAGTCTTACATGGGGATTGATATAGGTACCCGGTTTATTAAAGCTGTGCAGATCGATAAGTCTGCCAGGGGATTGCGGGTTCAGCATTATGCTGCTATAAGAACTCCTCAGGATATCTGGTTAAATGAATTCCAACCCGAGATGTTGGCTGCGGAATTGGAAAAACTCATAGAGTCAGTTGACATAAAAAAGTGTAAAATAAATATCACTATTGGCAGTAATAAAATTATTACCAGGCATATTCATATGCCAGATATGCCGGCAAAAGAGCTGGCAAATGCTATTAAATGGGAAGCGGAAAAATATATTCCCATCCCTGTGGATAAACTTATTTTAGATCATGTAATACTGGAACCGTCAAATCAGGAAGGAATAAAGCAAAATCATATTTTACTGGCAGCTATAACCAGAGACAACGTAAAGTTATATCACCATGCTTTCTGGTTAGCCAACCTCCAGATATCTGCGATTGATCTGGCCTCTTTTTCTATTTGGCGAGTTTTTGTAGGCCTGAATCCTGATTTTCCGCCTGAAGTAACGGCCATCATCGACATAGGTTATACCGGTAGTCAAATGGTTGTGGTACAAAATCGAAGGATTGTCTTTACCAGGATGATGCCGATAGGTGCCAGAACTATCTTTGATTCTCTGGTCAGAAGCACTCATATCGACATGCAACAAATAGTTGAAACCTTGGAATCCGGAAGGCTAAATATCCCTGAAGTAAATCGGCAGGTGGCGGCAGTTGCCGAGAACACCATGGGGGTAGAAGAGTTTTTAGGTGGAGGTATTGCTGATTTTGCCAGGGAGGTACGCCGTTCTTTGGAATTTTTCCGTACCCAGGGGAGGAATGCGGTTAAAAGAATTATAGTTACAGGTGGTGCCGCCAATTTTGTGGGAATTGACAGACTTCTGGCAAGGGAACTTAACATGCCGATTGAGTTGGGAGTTATTGAGCTGCCGATCAAAGACAATCCGGACGAAAAACTGAACCCTTCGTATGCCGCCGCCTTGGGTTTGGCCCTGCGGGAGGTGGTGCAGTAA
- a CDS encoding polymer-forming cytoskeletal protein — MGTVRNEKGYAMLLLMVVIAFTVLLGTAAFSLSAENKKAGILEQQQLQCYYIAESGLEHALARATAELNGNNDQLYSMSVGDSKAYLNGKFYNDQNKEIGHYNVLVEKVGIRQYKFKSTGTMGNITKYLETIIQVNNEMDFSKGAWIGGDYKYDISKFWDDLFVTFNSDLTVKGNITALRLTVNGNLNIDGNGADEEYKAELYGVKVTGNTTLAKGNMLIERSPILQYPSYLGNVFAPGRVEVYGCNTGDIYSGDFVKVTQHNWLFGSYPSNTGNITSKNGVNISGGSVVKGISTEGNVSVLASSAGNIITHNTADIKVSVVGEVKGKGSIITDSSTTNSLFSAGNISLKNGSVVNGNVWAQNIDLNKTTVKGHLYAINNINVGNNVSFLGLHRNYTGYTYSDNFNYIERYPNVSSKFPDFIKNFDWYYARTPDDHKIHLGRNDRTLIIGDGKNVDYYLPDMRGVYVIDSVDNTPFTVYVKGRYSGNVIIVAKGNIIVNGNLTGGENDSLALIANGNLTLGDYSNVYIRALLYSSQTMTIRWGSEVHGALITKDLDVQAALTFYYDDKLVNLPYFASRTKPPFTVIRKEKFPVVTPF, encoded by the coding sequence ATGGGAACGGTAAGAAACGAAAAGGGCTATGCCATGTTATTACTTATGGTGGTAATAGCTTTTACAGTGTTGTTGGGCACGGCAGCCTTTTCTCTTTCTGCTGAGAACAAAAAAGCAGGTATCCTGGAACAGCAACAATTGCAGTGTTATTATATAGCGGAATCCGGGTTGGAGCATGCTTTGGCCAGGGCCACGGCGGAACTCAACGGGAACAACGACCAGCTGTACAGCATGTCCGTTGGTGATAGCAAAGCATATCTCAATGGCAAGTTTTATAATGACCAAAATAAAGAAATTGGTCATTATAATGTCCTGGTTGAAAAGGTTGGCATCAGGCAATATAAATTTAAGTCCACCGGTACTATGGGTAATATTACCAAATATCTGGAGACAATCATCCAAGTTAATAATGAAATGGATTTTTCCAAGGGAGCCTGGATAGGAGGAGACTACAAATACGATATCTCCAAATTTTGGGATGACTTGTTTGTCACCTTTAATTCAGACTTAACTGTTAAAGGAAATATTACGGCTTTGCGCTTAACCGTTAACGGCAATTTAAATATTGACGGAAACGGTGCTGATGAAGAATATAAGGCAGAGCTATATGGAGTTAAAGTAACCGGTAATACTACCCTGGCTAAAGGGAATATGTTAATTGAACGGTCTCCCATACTGCAGTATCCTTCCTACCTTGGTAATGTTTTTGCTCCCGGGCGGGTAGAGGTCTACGGATGTAATACCGGGGACATCTATAGCGGTGATTTTGTGAAAGTTACTCAGCACAACTGGTTATTTGGCAGTTATCCTTCAAATACCGGTAATATCACCAGCAAAAACGGTGTAAATATCAGCGGAGGCTCCGTTGTCAAGGGTATTAGCACCGAAGGTAATGTATCTGTTTTAGCATCATCCGCTGGAAATATTATCACCCACAATACTGCTGATATTAAGGTAAGCGTGGTGGGTGAAGTGAAGGGAAAAGGAAGTATTATTACTGATAGCAGTACCACCAACAGCCTGTTCTCTGCTGGGAATATATCCTTGAAAAACGGATCTGTGGTTAACGGGAATGTATGGGCCCAAAATATTGATCTGAACAAGACAACAGTTAAGGGGCATCTTTACGCAATTAATAATATTAATGTGGGGAACAATGTCTCCTTTTTGGGCCTGCATCGCAATTATACAGGTTATACCTATTCAGATAATTTTAATTATATTGAACGGTATCCCAATGTATCGTCCAAGTTCCCGGATTTTATTAAAAACTTTGATTGGTATTATGCCCGTACTCCGGATGACCACAAAATTCACCTGGGGCGAAATGATAGAACACTGATTATTGGTGACGGAAAAAATGTTGATTATTACTTACCTGATATGCGAGGGGTTTATGTTATTGATTCCGTCGATAATACTCCTTTTACCGTGTATGTTAAAGGCAGGTACAGTGGCAATGTGATAATTGTTGCCAAGGGAAATATCATTGTAAACGGTAATTTAACCGGCGGCGAAAATGACAGCCTGGCGTTAATCGCCAATGGAAATTTGACGTTGGGTGATTACAGTAATGTTTATATTAGAGCTTTACTCTATTCCAGCCAAACCATGACTATCAGGTGGGGTTCTGAAGTCCACGGGGCTCTTATAACTAAAGACTTGGATGTTCAAGCGGCCCTTACCTTTTATTATGATGACAAACTGGTTAACTTACCTTATTTTGCCAGCAGAACCAAACCACCATTTACCGTGATAAGGAAAGAGAAATTTCCCGTTGTTACACCATTTTGA
- a CDS encoding prepilin-type N-terminal cleavage/methylation domain-containing protein produces MKLPNSKCSKQINPGFTLIEVTISMVIFLVMLSGVLMIYEQSLRSFRQNDIRSEVIDNLRISLDRMTRELMTCKELQSAQNGTLKFITTNESGQDVVIEYYLSAITNEITNESTQQLVRKVTGGGTVVANPVSLFIKQMQIERIDDKIDYANAPGGTWYAPRVRITLTGGSKFLKSDIVMSAEVSIPSLRDVRY; encoded by the coding sequence ATGAAATTGCCGAACAGCAAATGTAGTAAACAGATTAACCCGGGTTTTACTTTAATAGAAGTTACCATTTCAATGGTAATTTTTCTAGTTATGTTGTCAGGCGTATTAATGATTTACGAACAAAGCCTGCGCTCTTTTCGTCAAAATGATATCAGGTCCGAAGTAATAGACAACCTTCGTATAAGTTTAGATCGGATGACCAGGGAGTTAATGACCTGTAAAGAACTGCAGTCTGCCCAAAATGGAACATTGAAATTTATAACCACCAATGAAAGCGGTCAAGATGTGGTAATTGAGTATTACCTGAGTGCAATCACTAACGAGATAACCAATGAGAGCACCCAGCAACTTGTCAGAAAGGTTACCGGAGGAGGAACTGTGGTGGCCAACCCGGTGAGTCTTTTTATAAAACAGATGCAAATTGAACGAATTGATGACAAAATCGATTATGCCAATGCCCCCGGGGGTACCTGGTATGCACCCAGGGTGCGCATTACTCTAACCGGGGGCTCAAAGTTTTTAAAGAGTGATATTGTGATGAGTGCAGAAGTTTCTATTCCCTCTCTAAGGGATGTGCGTTATTAA
- a CDS encoding type IV pilus modification PilV family protein, with the protein MSKPKKPDGFTFIEVIIGVLILGIVLVPLFDIFAKSNWHSVDAEKSTTALYLAQSVLEELKNKPFDDIKPVSDREYDGRPGYRYTVKINGPEDVNGYQVKHITVVVSYMMGNVTKQVSLTMEKTNRDEIAEQQM; encoded by the coding sequence TTGTCTAAACCAAAGAAACCTGACGGATTTACATTTATTGAGGTAATCATTGGAGTATTAATTTTAGGCATTGTCCTGGTGCCTTTGTTTGATATATTTGCCAAAAGTAATTGGCATTCGGTTGATGCCGAAAAATCTACCACAGCCCTTTATCTGGCCCAGAGTGTTTTGGAAGAACTAAAAAATAAACCATTTGATGATATTAAACCTGTATCCGACCGGGAATATGACGGCAGACCGGGTTACCGCTATACAGTAAAAATTAACGGGCCTGAGGATGTAAATGGCTATCAGGTTAAGCACATCACCGTGGTGGTTTCTTATATGATGGGCAATGTAACCAAACAGGTTAGTCTAACCATGGAGAAGACGAATCGAGATGAAATTGCCGAACAGCAAATGTAG
- a CDS encoding prepilin-type N-terminal cleavage/methylation domain-containing protein yields MKNYLQSLGQLVKTNKGFTLVELVVVIMILGIITAMSMPNFGRPLSDYKLYTAARQLATDIRSLEQKSINLADDKYNNYSNYIMFGSKNKYLINEVIPSTGDNVQVIQRSVNLPSGIEIFLTNFTNNMLVFNRSGGTSSGGTISLKSTVTGKQLYVIVLTGSGRVRVSNTPASE; encoded by the coding sequence ATGAAAAATTATTTGCAGAGCCTGGGCCAGCTTGTCAAGACAAACAAGGGGTTTACTCTGGTTGAGTTAGTGGTGGTTATTATGATACTGGGGATTATCACGGCTATGTCTATGCCCAATTTCGGGCGTCCCCTGAGCGATTACAAATTATATACAGCCGCCAGACAGTTGGCCACAGATATCAGATCCTTAGAACAAAAATCAATTAATTTGGCCGATGACAAATATAATAACTACTCAAACTATATAATGTTTGGCTCAAAAAATAAATATTTGATTAACGAGGTTATACCATCCACGGGTGATAATGTTCAGGTTATCCAGCGAAGTGTTAATTTACCATCGGGTATTGAAATTTTTTTAACAAATTTTACTAATAACATGCTGGTTTTTAACCGCAGCGGGGGTACAAGTAGTGGCGGAACTATTTCATTAAAAAGTACGGTAACCGGTAAACAACTTTATGTCATTGTTTTAACCGGCTCCGGCAGGGTTAGGGTGAGTAATACACCAGCCAGTGAATAA
- a CDS encoding prepilin peptidase, with protein sequence MIIIFVFGLILGSFLNVCIYRIPQGQSIVFPPSSCRNCGARLAPGDLVPVVSFLILRGKCRYCGNPISTRYPIIESLTACLFTIAWYEFGLSTALLRALLFIATLIVISFIDLDHYIIPDKILFFFIVAWVAFIPFIPINYINSLIGLVSAGGLLLFIALLSKGGMGGGDIKLAAVIGLYLGWPNALLAMFLACFLAGIVGILLILLKIKSRKDIIPFGPFIAAASYITLLWGEQILNWYMSLF encoded by the coding sequence GTGATAATTATATTTGTTTTTGGTCTTATCTTAGGAAGTTTCTTAAATGTGTGTATTTATCGCATCCCGCAAGGCCAATCCATTGTTTTTCCACCATCGTCTTGCCGCAACTGTGGGGCGAGGCTTGCTCCGGGGGATTTGGTTCCGGTGGTTAGTTTTTTAATATTAAGGGGTAAGTGCCGGTATTGTGGTAATCCCATTAGTACCCGTTATCCCATCATAGAAAGTTTAACAGCATGTTTATTTACTATAGCCTGGTATGAATTTGGGTTGTCTACTGCCCTGCTCAGAGCATTACTATTTATTGCAACCCTCATTGTAATTTCTTTTATCGACCTGGATCACTACATAATTCCTGATAAGATATTGTTCTTTTTTATTGTGGCCTGGGTTGCCTTTATACCATTTATACCAATAAACTACATTAACTCGTTGATTGGATTAGTTTCGGCAGGAGGGCTTCTCCTCTTTATAGCCCTGCTGAGCAAAGGCGGCATGGGAGGCGGGGATATTAAACTGGCAGCAGTAATCGGCCTGTACCTGGGTTGGCCCAATGCACTGCTGGCGATGTTTTTAGCCTGCTTTTTAGCCGGTATAGTGGGAATACTTTTAATTCTACTTAAGATTAAGTCCCGTAAAGATATAATTCCCTTTGGCCCCTTCATTGCAGCAGCTTCATATATAACTTTATTATGGGGAGAACAAATTTTAAATTGGTACATGAGTCTCTTTTAA
- a CDS encoding prepilin-type N-terminal cleavage/methylation domain-containing protein: MKRLKRLLQKFRDQQGFTLVELMVVVVIIGILAAIAIPQFSKQADKAKMGRAEAEMKSMANIINVYYSEKGQYPKESNSDTDPDSIRKVLNDSGVKWADSENPIKDPWDNPYFYHATTDDNGKVTKFYLYCYGSDKAAGQPSNITITGNAEGVSAPEKGEVSPITGVKSDGTQ; this comes from the coding sequence ATGAAGCGGCTGAAGAGGTTACTTCAAAAGTTCCGTGACCAGCAGGGTTTTACCCTGGTGGAGTTAATGGTGGTAGTGGTTATTATCGGGATTCTGGCAGCCATTGCCATACCCCAATTTTCCAAACAGGCTGATAAAGCCAAAATGGGCAGAGCCGAGGCAGAGATGAAATCTATGGCCAACATTATTAATGTCTATTATTCTGAAAAAGGCCAGTATCCGAAAGAAAGTAATAGTGATACTGATCCTGATAGCATCCGGAAAGTATTGAACGACAGCGGGGTAAAATGGGCTGACAGCGAGAACCCTATAAAAGATCCCTGGGACAATCCATATTTTTATCATGCAACAACAGATGATAACGGTAAAGTGACAAAGTTTTATTTATATTGCTATGGGTCCGATAAGGCAGCCGGTCAACCCAGCAATATTACAATTACAGGAAATGCAGAGGGTGTATCGGCTCCGGAAAAAGGTGAAGTTTCACCAATAACAGGCGTAAAAAGTGATGGAACTCAATAA
- a CDS encoding type II secretion system F family protein, which yields MPQYAYRARDNTGKLQTGFIEAPRETEVASQLRERNLYIIDIKPASEKKRELSLTGAGGIFRKKVKIKELAVFCRQFATIIAAGIPILQALNILARQAESRRLRETITGVVEQLESGRTLAESLKRYRDVFPNIFISMIEAGEVGGVLDKALTRLADHFEKEHDIREKIKSAMTYPVLIICLAICAVTALLTFVLPKFIQMLNDMHVELPLPTRIIIAVSNFLQHSWYFALAGMLILALAFRKFTQTQQGILIIDRIKLKLPVFGKLTQKVIISRFCRTLSTLVHAGVPILTALEVVKKTCGNQVISNALTKAEESVREGLSIAEPLERSKVFPPMVTRMMAIGEDTGTLDILLERIAVFYERDVNDMVARLSSLLEPILIVFMGVIIGFIVISMLLPMFKVFSGAGIQ from the coding sequence ATGCCACAATATGCCTATCGTGCCAGGGACAACACAGGTAAACTGCAAACAGGATTCATTGAGGCTCCCCGGGAAACTGAGGTGGCATCCCAGTTACGGGAACGTAACTTGTATATTATTGATATTAAACCAGCCTCGGAAAAGAAAAGAGAATTATCCTTAACCGGGGCCGGCGGGATATTTCGAAAGAAAGTAAAAATTAAAGAACTGGCTGTGTTCTGCCGCCAGTTTGCCACAATTATTGCGGCAGGGATTCCAATTCTGCAAGCTTTAAACATTCTGGCTAGACAAGCGGAAAGCAGAAGGCTGCGCGAGACAATCACCGGAGTGGTGGAACAACTGGAAAGTGGTCGTACACTGGCGGAATCACTTAAACGTTACCGTGATGTGTTTCCGAACATTTTTATTAGTATGATTGAAGCAGGAGAAGTAGGCGGTGTACTGGATAAGGCACTGACCCGCCTGGCGGATCACTTTGAAAAAGAACATGACATCCGGGAAAAGATTAAATCGGCCATGACTTATCCTGTACTGATTATTTGTTTGGCTATTTGTGCTGTAACTGCCCTGCTTACCTTTGTGTTGCCGAAGTTTATTCAAATGTTGAACGATATGCATGTGGAATTACCCCTCCCCACCAGAATTATTATTGCAGTTAGTAACTTCTTGCAGCACAGCTGGTATTTTGCTTTAGCCGGTATGCTTATTCTGGCCCTGGCTTTTCGGAAGTTTACCCAAACCCAGCAGGGTATACTCATTATTGACCGGATAAAGCTTAAATTACCGGTATTTGGTAAATTAACCCAGAAGGTTATTATTTCAAGATTTTGCCGGACGCTAAGCACGCTGGTGCATGCCGGGGTACCCATTCTCACTGCCCTGGAAGTGGTAAAAAAAACCTGCGGCAACCAGGTTATCAGTAATGCCTTAACAAAGGCAGAAGAAAGTGTGCGGGAAGGCTTAAGCATCGCCGAGCCCCTGGAACGCAGTAAGGTATTTCCACCCATGGTCACCAGGATGATGGCCATAGGGGAAGATACCGGTACCCTGGATATTTTATTGGAACGGATTGCTGTTTTCTATGAGCGAGACGTCAATGATATGGTGGCCAGGTTGTCCTCCCTGTTGGAACCAATTTTAATAGTTTTTATGGGTGTGATTATCGGGTTTATTGTAATTTCCATGTTGCTGCCCATGTTTAAAGTTTTTAGTGGTGCAGGTATACAATAA